In a genomic window of Cyprinus carpio isolate SPL01 chromosome A10, ASM1834038v1, whole genome shotgun sequence:
- the rsf1b.1 gene encoding remodeling and spacing factor 1 isoform X2, which produces MSASEAADGSSPELCPSFAVICSFLERFGALLDLPEVSFPALERSLQESSAVPKLLVDLHVKLLRKIGKSVSADRWEKNLIKICQEFNTTWAWELEKKGYREMTVECKTGILKYLCECQFDDNVKFKTTINEEDPDKMRLQPIGRDKDGLMYWFQLDQDHNVRVYVEEQDDLDGSSWKCIVRNRDDLAQILGLLKTHIDPALLVKKDQEEGSSSNSPNPDNEENKKKEGAEVESQNDLSASENKENILEKDNAKREDAEATDALLEKGLKVKEELQKHSETADGTGVITGSIKEEPQDEEEKAKDLSAPSQNAEQTEDVKKKTLEETQRALKNDHQAKIPLKKRDMKLSEDFDSNSMGVRNTPVAPVKESRTCFDDSRSSAEKINGHVPHFTPSESETQEGSESLQKESTEENKLENLPLVSDESKEKKNDQTEEKMDTNESRSCAGGQMEVEKPEESCAAIAEENEEKSETSQSHEKTPEEEKPSSVSEQSEKTPGSEEVTDNKKSPNSVNMDSTEVNTSTLPEESMKDLPNKESTKDLGRDVSVKIILKDEPAKDQSMKHLSEEETSIEKSTKEFSKGALRDLPNTESSKDFAREDSLKVEPAKEESIKDLSKGETSKEGSIKTPSNEQSKKDLAEEESQKVLTEESQQSPKDSNKDHEKPDPTASMLMETEPFQSSKTEESSSHEVIKPHSGTEKPEHAEETKPHHSSADTTTEKEPTAIVSKTEKQCMSEGDKFSTNGESESIASKPSEDLDGPQVKAREQSASPKSASSDLEKSSVSDSTNLPSTPKTTEKVDGEEKCDTAETDKNENLETSKDKDEKGEAANSSEEFAVKKSEEVKATEQPNESNSSEKPSSDREHEKEPDSEKGDKEKPMEVNSEISKADITTASKKETDVPVDQNTTSSKQSKQETTSEEWDTSGDVQEKSNAARKSSKRPGRPPKKAQESQDEDKTGDEQEEMGRQEGIRMKIKIPAHKRKTELQREEVRGDSESEVTDGRCLRRSPRICRPTAKAVEIQDRRVERKQATPVSEKEKDDNEDKEDEDSVQRKPRKAEPDGQTKPKVGRRRKRQPWSRMRRKKKCSDDDDDVEESESEEEETEEDDSDEDYKVEKTKKRRRNRNRERNSSDSSTSSSEDDEPNDDPCKHCGLPNHPELILLCDSCDSGYHTACLRPPLMIIPDGEWFCPPCQHKQLCDRLEEQLQNLDAVLKKKERAERRKERLMYVGISLENIITPSVEVEEEKEELVKEKKDVKKSKSWGRRSTRAKKYISYRFDEFDEAIEEAIEEDIKEAEGGGAGRGKDMANITGHREKDISTILQEEGKENVRPRRTSAAQKKKRRRLNDLDSDSTVDEEESEDEFRLSNSSEDEEFVASDNEAESEAEVPSYEDSDFGSDADRPRRRQPPRRRRKPRGYSDEEELETDEEEEEEMVSFQSAESDDEDRKPKKIRADSSEEESRKRRRRLSLKRRRESEDDDDDDDSDESEEEERPVRKRVNRIDSDDSESEEEVKKSPSEKETEETVGKGPSPLDYNLVELPPTNGQSPMKSLEGLIPRPAVGVTSKNGNAPSAVSIAPNGMEIAAQDEDEDDLLGVTDLVDYVCNSEQL; this is translated from the exons ATGTCTGCCTCGGAGGCAGCGGACGGTTCTTCCCCGGAGTTATGCCCGAGCTTCGCAGTGATCTGCTCGTTTCTGGAGCGGTTTGGAGCTCTGCTGGACCTGCCGGAGGTGTCGTTCCCGGCGCTGGAGCGCAGTCTGCAGGAGAGCAGCGCGG TACCAAAACTTCTTGTGGACCTTCACGTGAAGTTACTGAGAAAAATTGGCAAGTCCGTGTCTGCAGACAGATGGGAGAAGAATCTcattaag ATCTGTCAGGAGTTTAACACCACATGGGCATGGGAGCTGGAGAAGAAGGGTTATCGAGAGATGACAGTGGAGTGTAAGACAGGAATACTGAAG TACTTGTGCGAATGCCAGTTTGATGACAATGTCAAGTTTAAAACCACTATCAATGAAGAGGATCCGGATAAAATGCGTCTTCAGCCCATCGGCAGAGACAAAGATGGCCTCATGTACTGGTTCCAGCTAGATCAAGACCATAATGTTAGGGTCTATGTGGAAGAACAGGATGATCTGGATGGGTCATCCTGGAAGTGTATAGTAAG aaATAGAGATGACCTAGCTCAAATCCTTGGACTGTTGAAGACTCACATTGATCCAGCACTTTTGGTAAAGAAGGATCAGGAGGAGGGCTCATCTAGTAACAGTCCAAACCCAGATAATGaagagaataaaaagaaagagGGAGCTGAAG TGGAGTCACAAAATGATTTATCCGCATCTGAAAATAAGGAAAACATCTTGGAGAAGGACAATGCAAAGCGAGAAGATGCAGAGGCTACAGATGCTTTGTTGGAAAAAGGCTTGAAGGTGAAGGAAGAGCTACAGAAACATTCGGAGACGGCAGATGGCACTGGTGTTATTACTGGATCGATCAAAGAAGAGCCACAGGATGAGGAGGAGAAAGCCAAGGACTTGTCAGCACCTTCACAAAATGCGGAACAGACAGAggacgtgaaaaaaaaaactttagaagaGACTCAGAGAGCTTTGAAAAATGATCATCAAGCTAAAATCCCCCTGAAAAAGCGGGATATGAAACTAAGTGAAGACTTCGACAGCAACAGCATGGGAGTACGAAACACTCCTGTCGCTCCGGTGAAAGAATCACGGACATGTTTTGATGACAGCAGATCGAGTGCTGAAAAGATCAACGGCCATGTCCCTCACTTTACACCATCTGAGAGTGAAACGCAAGAAGGGTCAGAGAGTCTTCAAAAAGAAAGCACAGAAGAGAACAAGTTAGAAAATCTCCCTCTTGTTTCAGATGAATccaaagagaaaaagaatgacCAGACAGAAGAGAAAATGGATACAAATGAAAGCAGATCATGTGCTGGAGGGCAGATGGAGGTGGAGAAGCCTGAGGAATCCTGTGCTGCCATTGCAGAAGAGAACGAGGAAAAATCTGAAACTTCTCAATCTCACGAAAAGACCCCTGAAGAAGAAAAGCCCTCATCAGTAAGTGAACAGTCAGAAAAGACACCTGGTTCTGAAGAAGTGACTGACAATAAAAAATCTCCCAATAGTGTCAATATGGATTCTACTGAAGTAAATACATCAACACTTCCTGAAGAATCAATGAAAGATCTCCCAAACAAAGAGTCAACAAAAGATCTAGGAAGAGACGTGTCAGTGAAAATTATCTTAAAAGATGAGCCAGCAAAAGATCAGTCCATGAAACATCTCTCAGAAGAAGAGACATCAATTGAAAAGTCAACGAAAGAGTTCTCGAAAGGAGCACTGAGAGATCTCCCAAACACAGAATCATCAAAAGATTTTGCAAGAGAAGATTCGCTAAAAGTTGAGCCAGCGAAAGAAGAGTCGATTAAAGATCTCTCGAAAGGAGAGACATCAAAAGAAGGGTCGATAAAAACCCCCTCAAATGAACAATCCAAGAAAGATCTCGCAGAAGAGGAGTCACAGAAAGTtctcacagaagaaagtcagcaATCTCCCAAAGACTCCAATAAAGACCATGAAAAACCAGATCCAACTGCTTCCATGCTGATGGAAACTGAGCCATTCCAGTCATCTAAAACAGAGGAGTCCTCTTCCCATGAAGTAATCAAACCACATTCTGGCACAGAAAAGCCAGAGCACGCTGAAGAAACCAAACCTCATCACAGCTCTGCAGACACCACCACAGAAAAAGAACCAACTGCCATTGTctcaaaaactgaaaaacagtGTATGTCTGAAGGGGACAAATTCTCAACCAATGGAGAAAGTGAGTCCATCGCCTCTAAACCTTCTGAAGATTTAGATGGCCCTCAAGTCAAAGCGCGAGAGCAGTCTGCCTCCCCTAAGTCAGCATCAAGTGATCTTGAAAAATCATCTGTTTCTGATTCAACGAATCTGCCAAGCACACCAAAAACCACAGAGAAAGTAGACGGTGAGGAAAAATGTGATACAGctgaaactgataaaaatgagaatTTGGAAACGTCAAAAGACAAGGATGAAAAGGGTGAAGCTGCAAACAGCTCTGAAGAATTTGCAGTGAAAAAATCAGAGGAAGTTAAAGCTACAGAACAACCCAATGAATCAAACAGTTCGGAGAAACCTTCCTCTGATAGAGAACACGAAAAGGAACCCGATTCAGAGAAAGGGGACAAAGAGAAGCCAATGGAAGTTAATTCAGAGATCAGTAAAGCTGATATTACAACAGCAAGTAAGAAGGAAACTGATGTTCCTGTAGATCAAAACACCACCTCAAGCAAACAATCGAAGCAAGAAACAACTTCTGAAGAATGGGACACTTCTGGTGATGTTCAAGAAAAAAGCAACGCTGCTCGGAAAAGCAGTAAAAGACCAGGGCGGCCTCCAAAGAAAGCTCAGGAGAGTCAGGATGAGGATAAAACAGGAGATGAACAAGAAGAAATGGGACGACAGGAAGGGATTCGCATGAAGATCAAAATCCCAGCTCACAAGCGGAAGACAGAACTTCAGAGAGAAGAGGTGAGGGGAGATTCAGAGTCCGAGGTGACTGATGGCAGGTGCTTGAGGAGATCTCCGAGAATCTGCAGACCCACCGCTAAAGCCGTAGAGATCCAGGACAGGAGGGTGGAGCGGAAGCAGGCGACTCCGGTGTCAGAGAAAGAAAAGGATGACAACGAAGACAAAGAGGATGAGGATTCTGTACAGAGGAAACCAAGGAAAGCTGAACCAGATGGCCAAACAAAACCAAAG GTGGGGAGACGTCGGAAACGACAACCATGGTCTCGCATGAGACGTAAAAAGAAATGTTCTGATGACGACGATGATGTCGAGGAGAGCGAGAGTGAGGAAGAGGAGACAGAGGAGGATGACAGCGATGAAGACTATAAGGTGGAGAAGACCAAGAAAAGAAGGAGAAACCGAAACCGAGAGAGGAACAGCTCTGACTCCTCTACCTCTTCATCAGAAGATGATGAACCCAATGACGACCCCTGCAAACACTGTGGCCTTCCCAACCATCCCGAGCTG ATACTCCTGTGTGATTCCTGTGACAGCGGCTACCACACTGCCTGTCTGCGGCCTCCGCTCATGATCATACCAGATGGGGAATGGTTCTGCCCCCCCTGCCAGCAT AAGCAACTTTGCGACAGGCTCGAGGAGCAATTGCAGAATTTGGATGCAGTCCTTAAAAAGAAAGAACGTGCAGAGCGGAG AAAAGAGCGACTGATGTATGTTGGCATCAGTCTAGAGAACATCATCACACCCTCT gtggAAGTGGAGGAAGAAAAGGAGGAGCTGGTGAAAGAGAAGAAAGATGTGAAGAAGAGCAAAAGTTGGGGACGGAGATCAACCAGGGCCAAGAAATACATAAGCTACAG ATTTGATGAGTTTGATGAAGCGATCGAAGAGGCAATCGAGGAAGACATTAAAGAGGCAGAGGGTGGAG GAGCAGGCCGGGGTAAGGACATGGCGAACATCACAGGCCACAGAGAGAAGGACATCTCCACCATCCTACAAGAGGAGGGGAAGGAGAATGTGCGGCCGAGGCGAACCAGTGCAGCTCAGAAGAAGAAGCGGCGGCGTCTCAATGATCTAGACAGCGACAGCACAGTGGACGAAGAAGAGAGCGAAGATGAATTCCGTCTCAGTAACAG tTCAGAGGATGAGGAGTTTGTGGCCTCTGATAATGAGGCAGAGAGTGAAGCAGAAGTCCCTTCCTATGAGGACAGTGACTTTGGGAGTGATGCTGACCGCCCGCGGAGGAGACAGCCGCCACGCAGGAGACGCAAACCTAGAGGATACTCTGATGAGGAGGAGCTGGAAACTgacgaagaggaggaagaggagatgg TTAGTTTCCAGTCAGCTGAATCTGATGACGAGGACAGGAAGCCCAAGAAGATAAGAGCAGACTCATCCGAGGAAGAATCCAGAAAACGTCGCAGACGCCTATCCCTTAAACGCCGGAGGGAGTCGgaggatgacgatgatgatgacgatTCAGACGAATCGGAGGAAGAGGAGCGGCCCGTCCGGAAGCGCGTGAACCGCATCGACTCTGACGACAGCGAGAGTGAAGAGGAGGTAAAGAAGAGCCCgtcagagaaagagacagaggagaccgttggCAAAGGGCCCAGTCCACTGGACTACAACTTAGTGGAGCTTCCTCCCACTAACGGACAGAGTCCAATGAAGAGTTTGGAGGGTCTCATCCCGCGACCCGCGGTGGGAGTTACGTCTAAAAATGGCAACGCCCCATCAGCTGTATCCATAGCTCCAAATGGCATGGAGATTGCTGCACAGGACGAAGATGAAGACGACCTTTTGGGCGTCACAGACCTCGTAGACTATGTATGCAACAGTGAACAGTTATAA
- the rsf1b.1 gene encoding remodeling and spacing factor 1 isoform X1 → MSASEAADGSSPELCPSFAVICSFLERFGALLDLPEVSFPALERSLQESSAVPKLLVDLHVKLLRKIGKSVSADRWEKNLIKICQEFNTTWAWELEKKGYREMTVECKTGILKYLCECQFDDNVKFKTTINEEDPDKMRLQPIGRDKDGLMYWFQLDQDHNVRVYVEEQDDLDGSSWKCIVRNRDDLAQILGLLKTHIDPALLVKKDQEEGSSSNSPNPDNEENKKKEGAEVESQNDLSASENKENILEKDNAKREDAEATDALLEKGLKVKEELQKHSETADGTGVITGSIKEEPQDEEEKAKDLSAPSQNAEQTEDVKKKTLEETQRALKNDHQAKIPLKKRDMKLSEDFDSNSMGVRNTPVAPVKESRTCFDDSRSSAEKINGHVPHFTPSESETQEGSESLQKESTEENKLENLPLVSDESKEKKNDQTEEKMDTNESRSCAGGQMEVEKPEESCAAIAEENEEKSETSQSHEKTPEEEKPSSVSEQSEKTPGSEEVTDNKKSPNSVNMDSTEVNTSTLPEESMKDLPNKESTKDLGRDVSVKIILKDEPAKDQSMKHLSEEETSIEKSTKEFSKGALRDLPNTESSKDFAREDSLKVEPAKEESIKDLSKGETSKEGSIKTPSNEQSKKDLAEEESQKVLTEESQQSPKDSNKDHEKPDPTASMLMETEPFQSSKTEESSSHEVIKPHSGTEKPEHAEETKPHHSSADTTTEKEPTAIVSKTEKQCMSEGDKFSTNGESESIASKPSEDLDGPQVKAREQSASPKSASSDLEKSSVSDSTNLPSTPKTTEKVDGEEKCDTAETDKNENLETSKDKDEKGEAANSSEEFAVKKSEEVKATEQPNESNSSEKPSSDREHEKEPDSEKGDKEKPMEVNSEISKADITTASKKETDVPVDQNTTSSKQSKQETTSEEWDTSGDVQEKSNAARKSSKRPGRPPKKAQESQDEDKTGDEQEEMGRQEGIRMKIKIPAHKRKTELQREEVRGDSESEVTDGRCLRRSPRICRPTAKAVEIQDRRVERKQATPVSEKEKDDNEDKEDEDSVQRKPRKAEPDGQTKPKVGRRRKRQPWSRMRRKKKCSDDDDDVEESESEEEETEEDDSDEDYKVEKTKKRRRNRNRERNSSDSSTSSSEDDEPNDDPCKHCGLPNHPELILLCDSCDSGYHTACLRPPLMIIPDGEWFCPPCQHKQLCDRLEEQLQNLDAVLKKKERAERRKERLMYVGISLENIITPSVEVEEEKEELVKEKKDVKKSKSWGRRSTRAKKYISYRFDEFDEAIEEAIEEDIKEAEGGGAGRGKDMANITGHREKDISTILQEEGKENVRPRRTSAAQKKKRRRLNDLDSDSTVDEEESEDEFRLSNSSEDEEFVASDNEAESEAEVPSYEDSDFGSDADRPRRRQPPRRRRKPRGYSDEEELETDEEEEEEMVTEGSSEFSASDLDVRCRRSYRSRKQEVNYCESSDSDASQASTNKDRKKKRRRLSSSDSEVSFQSAESDDEDRKPKKIRADSSEEESRKRRRRLSLKRRRESEDDDDDDDSDESEEEERPVRKRVNRIDSDDSESEEEVKKSPSEKETEETVGKGPSPLDYNLVELPPTNGQSPMKSLEGLIPRPAVGVTSKNGNAPSAVSIAPNGMEIAAQDEDEDDLLGVTDLVDYVCNSEQL, encoded by the exons ATGTCTGCCTCGGAGGCAGCGGACGGTTCTTCCCCGGAGTTATGCCCGAGCTTCGCAGTGATCTGCTCGTTTCTGGAGCGGTTTGGAGCTCTGCTGGACCTGCCGGAGGTGTCGTTCCCGGCGCTGGAGCGCAGTCTGCAGGAGAGCAGCGCGG TACCAAAACTTCTTGTGGACCTTCACGTGAAGTTACTGAGAAAAATTGGCAAGTCCGTGTCTGCAGACAGATGGGAGAAGAATCTcattaag ATCTGTCAGGAGTTTAACACCACATGGGCATGGGAGCTGGAGAAGAAGGGTTATCGAGAGATGACAGTGGAGTGTAAGACAGGAATACTGAAG TACTTGTGCGAATGCCAGTTTGATGACAATGTCAAGTTTAAAACCACTATCAATGAAGAGGATCCGGATAAAATGCGTCTTCAGCCCATCGGCAGAGACAAAGATGGCCTCATGTACTGGTTCCAGCTAGATCAAGACCATAATGTTAGGGTCTATGTGGAAGAACAGGATGATCTGGATGGGTCATCCTGGAAGTGTATAGTAAG aaATAGAGATGACCTAGCTCAAATCCTTGGACTGTTGAAGACTCACATTGATCCAGCACTTTTGGTAAAGAAGGATCAGGAGGAGGGCTCATCTAGTAACAGTCCAAACCCAGATAATGaagagaataaaaagaaagagGGAGCTGAAG TGGAGTCACAAAATGATTTATCCGCATCTGAAAATAAGGAAAACATCTTGGAGAAGGACAATGCAAAGCGAGAAGATGCAGAGGCTACAGATGCTTTGTTGGAAAAAGGCTTGAAGGTGAAGGAAGAGCTACAGAAACATTCGGAGACGGCAGATGGCACTGGTGTTATTACTGGATCGATCAAAGAAGAGCCACAGGATGAGGAGGAGAAAGCCAAGGACTTGTCAGCACCTTCACAAAATGCGGAACAGACAGAggacgtgaaaaaaaaaactttagaagaGACTCAGAGAGCTTTGAAAAATGATCATCAAGCTAAAATCCCCCTGAAAAAGCGGGATATGAAACTAAGTGAAGACTTCGACAGCAACAGCATGGGAGTACGAAACACTCCTGTCGCTCCGGTGAAAGAATCACGGACATGTTTTGATGACAGCAGATCGAGTGCTGAAAAGATCAACGGCCATGTCCCTCACTTTACACCATCTGAGAGTGAAACGCAAGAAGGGTCAGAGAGTCTTCAAAAAGAAAGCACAGAAGAGAACAAGTTAGAAAATCTCCCTCTTGTTTCAGATGAATccaaagagaaaaagaatgacCAGACAGAAGAGAAAATGGATACAAATGAAAGCAGATCATGTGCTGGAGGGCAGATGGAGGTGGAGAAGCCTGAGGAATCCTGTGCTGCCATTGCAGAAGAGAACGAGGAAAAATCTGAAACTTCTCAATCTCACGAAAAGACCCCTGAAGAAGAAAAGCCCTCATCAGTAAGTGAACAGTCAGAAAAGACACCTGGTTCTGAAGAAGTGACTGACAATAAAAAATCTCCCAATAGTGTCAATATGGATTCTACTGAAGTAAATACATCAACACTTCCTGAAGAATCAATGAAAGATCTCCCAAACAAAGAGTCAACAAAAGATCTAGGAAGAGACGTGTCAGTGAAAATTATCTTAAAAGATGAGCCAGCAAAAGATCAGTCCATGAAACATCTCTCAGAAGAAGAGACATCAATTGAAAAGTCAACGAAAGAGTTCTCGAAAGGAGCACTGAGAGATCTCCCAAACACAGAATCATCAAAAGATTTTGCAAGAGAAGATTCGCTAAAAGTTGAGCCAGCGAAAGAAGAGTCGATTAAAGATCTCTCGAAAGGAGAGACATCAAAAGAAGGGTCGATAAAAACCCCCTCAAATGAACAATCCAAGAAAGATCTCGCAGAAGAGGAGTCACAGAAAGTtctcacagaagaaagtcagcaATCTCCCAAAGACTCCAATAAAGACCATGAAAAACCAGATCCAACTGCTTCCATGCTGATGGAAACTGAGCCATTCCAGTCATCTAAAACAGAGGAGTCCTCTTCCCATGAAGTAATCAAACCACATTCTGGCACAGAAAAGCCAGAGCACGCTGAAGAAACCAAACCTCATCACAGCTCTGCAGACACCACCACAGAAAAAGAACCAACTGCCATTGTctcaaaaactgaaaaacagtGTATGTCTGAAGGGGACAAATTCTCAACCAATGGAGAAAGTGAGTCCATCGCCTCTAAACCTTCTGAAGATTTAGATGGCCCTCAAGTCAAAGCGCGAGAGCAGTCTGCCTCCCCTAAGTCAGCATCAAGTGATCTTGAAAAATCATCTGTTTCTGATTCAACGAATCTGCCAAGCACACCAAAAACCACAGAGAAAGTAGACGGTGAGGAAAAATGTGATACAGctgaaactgataaaaatgagaatTTGGAAACGTCAAAAGACAAGGATGAAAAGGGTGAAGCTGCAAACAGCTCTGAAGAATTTGCAGTGAAAAAATCAGAGGAAGTTAAAGCTACAGAACAACCCAATGAATCAAACAGTTCGGAGAAACCTTCCTCTGATAGAGAACACGAAAAGGAACCCGATTCAGAGAAAGGGGACAAAGAGAAGCCAATGGAAGTTAATTCAGAGATCAGTAAAGCTGATATTACAACAGCAAGTAAGAAGGAAACTGATGTTCCTGTAGATCAAAACACCACCTCAAGCAAACAATCGAAGCAAGAAACAACTTCTGAAGAATGGGACACTTCTGGTGATGTTCAAGAAAAAAGCAACGCTGCTCGGAAAAGCAGTAAAAGACCAGGGCGGCCTCCAAAGAAAGCTCAGGAGAGTCAGGATGAGGATAAAACAGGAGATGAACAAGAAGAAATGGGACGACAGGAAGGGATTCGCATGAAGATCAAAATCCCAGCTCACAAGCGGAAGACAGAACTTCAGAGAGAAGAGGTGAGGGGAGATTCAGAGTCCGAGGTGACTGATGGCAGGTGCTTGAGGAGATCTCCGAGAATCTGCAGACCCACCGCTAAAGCCGTAGAGATCCAGGACAGGAGGGTGGAGCGGAAGCAGGCGACTCCGGTGTCAGAGAAAGAAAAGGATGACAACGAAGACAAAGAGGATGAGGATTCTGTACAGAGGAAACCAAGGAAAGCTGAACCAGATGGCCAAACAAAACCAAAG GTGGGGAGACGTCGGAAACGACAACCATGGTCTCGCATGAGACGTAAAAAGAAATGTTCTGATGACGACGATGATGTCGAGGAGAGCGAGAGTGAGGAAGAGGAGACAGAGGAGGATGACAGCGATGAAGACTATAAGGTGGAGAAGACCAAGAAAAGAAGGAGAAACCGAAACCGAGAGAGGAACAGCTCTGACTCCTCTACCTCTTCATCAGAAGATGATGAACCCAATGACGACCCCTGCAAACACTGTGGCCTTCCCAACCATCCCGAGCTG ATACTCCTGTGTGATTCCTGTGACAGCGGCTACCACACTGCCTGTCTGCGGCCTCCGCTCATGATCATACCAGATGGGGAATGGTTCTGCCCCCCCTGCCAGCAT AAGCAACTTTGCGACAGGCTCGAGGAGCAATTGCAGAATTTGGATGCAGTCCTTAAAAAGAAAGAACGTGCAGAGCGGAG AAAAGAGCGACTGATGTATGTTGGCATCAGTCTAGAGAACATCATCACACCCTCT gtggAAGTGGAGGAAGAAAAGGAGGAGCTGGTGAAAGAGAAGAAAGATGTGAAGAAGAGCAAAAGTTGGGGACGGAGATCAACCAGGGCCAAGAAATACATAAGCTACAG ATTTGATGAGTTTGATGAAGCGATCGAAGAGGCAATCGAGGAAGACATTAAAGAGGCAGAGGGTGGAG GAGCAGGCCGGGGTAAGGACATGGCGAACATCACAGGCCACAGAGAGAAGGACATCTCCACCATCCTACAAGAGGAGGGGAAGGAGAATGTGCGGCCGAGGCGAACCAGTGCAGCTCAGAAGAAGAAGCGGCGGCGTCTCAATGATCTAGACAGCGACAGCACAGTGGACGAAGAAGAGAGCGAAGATGAATTCCGTCTCAGTAACAG tTCAGAGGATGAGGAGTTTGTGGCCTCTGATAATGAGGCAGAGAGTGAAGCAGAAGTCCCTTCCTATGAGGACAGTGACTTTGGGAGTGATGCTGACCGCCCGCGGAGGAGACAGCCGCCACGCAGGAGACGCAAACCTAGAGGATACTCTGATGAGGAGGAGCTGGAAACTgacgaagaggaggaagaggagatgg TGACGGAAGGCTCTAGTGAATTCAGTGCCAGCGATCTGGACGTCCGCTGTCGGCGGTCCTATCGGAGTCGTAAGCAAGAGGTGAATTACTGTGAAAGTTCAGATTCTGATGCCTCACAGGCCAGCACCAATAAAGACAGAAAGAAGAAACGACGACGTCTTTCCAGCTCTGACAGCGAAG TTAGTTTCCAGTCAGCTGAATCTGATGACGAGGACAGGAAGCCCAAGAAGATAAGAGCAGACTCATCCGAGGAAGAATCCAGAAAACGTCGCAGACGCCTATCCCTTAAACGCCGGAGGGAGTCGgaggatgacgatgatgatgacgatTCAGACGAATCGGAGGAAGAGGAGCGGCCCGTCCGGAAGCGCGTGAACCGCATCGACTCTGACGACAGCGAGAGTGAAGAGGAGGTAAAGAAGAGCCCgtcagagaaagagacagaggagaccgttggCAAAGGGCCCAGTCCACTGGACTACAACTTAGTGGAGCTTCCTCCCACTAACGGACAGAGTCCAATGAAGAGTTTGGAGGGTCTCATCCCGCGACCCGCGGTGGGAGTTACGTCTAAAAATGGCAACGCCCCATCAGCTGTATCCATAGCTCCAAATGGCATGGAGATTGCTGCACAGGACGAAGATGAAGACGACCTTTTGGGCGTCACAGACCTCGTAGACTATGTATGCAACAGTGAACAGTTATAA